One Manihot esculenta cultivar AM560-2 chromosome 18, M.esculenta_v8, whole genome shotgun sequence genomic window carries:
- the LOC122722538 gene encoding uncharacterized protein LOC122722538: protein MHSDRGWMYARLKDGLLNPLFLEGLNEFISAAKQFPDCLNGELIRCPCNRFKCQNRSFEDESTVRFHLMKYGFVRDYYVWYLHGEMQTYNEVHGRSNDSTYNTCNVEYQHTEFSNAYEQLVVDAAGPSFSPSISNEPPNQSTQRLYDMLAAVN, encoded by the coding sequence ATGCATTCTGATAGAGGTTGGATGTATGCAAGACTAAAAGATGGTCTACTAAATCCTTTATTCCTTGAAGGATTAAATGAATTCATATCAGCTGCCAAACAGTTTCCAGACTGTTTGAATGGAGAACTTATTAGGTGTCCATGTAATCGATTTAAGTGCCAAAATCGCAGTTTTGAAGATGAGAGTACAGTTAGGTTTCATCTGATGAAATATGGGTTTGTTAGGGACTATTATGTATGGTATTTGCATGGAGAAATGCAAACCTACAATGAGGTCCACGGGAGAAGTAATGATTCGACTTACAACACTTGCAATGTGGAATATCAACATACTGAGTTCTCTAATGCTTATGAACAACTAGTTGTAGATGCAGCAGGACCGAGTTTCTCCCCATCAATTAGTAATGAGCCTCCAAATCAATCTACTCAGAGATTGTATGACATGTTGGCTGCTGTTAATTAG